The following are from one region of the Nostoc cf. commune SO-36 genome:
- the fmt gene encoding methionyl-tRNA formyltransferase produces the protein MKIVFFGTPQFAVPTLEKLLNHAEFEVLAVVTQPDKRRERGNKLTPSPVKAIATAHNLPVWQPERVKKDTETLAKLKELDADVFVVVAYGQILSSKILKMPKLGCINVHGSILPKYRGAAPIQWCLYNGEMETGITTMLMDVGMDTGPMLEIATTPIGLLDNTQDLAERLAAIGGDLLVETLLKLERQEIQPIPQDNLAATYAPLIQKQDYGLDWSKSAIQLHNQIRGFYPNCTATFRDNLLKITASAPLGCVSDRVPPELQNLLHKLPDLSNTSDKPGVVVSIVKGIGAIVQTGEGLLLLREVQLAGKRPQSGWDFVNGTRLTVGEVFGAGS, from the coding sequence ATGAAAATTGTATTTTTTGGTACACCTCAGTTTGCTGTACCCACCTTGGAAAAGTTATTGAATCATGCAGAATTTGAGGTGTTGGCAGTTGTCACCCAACCAGATAAACGCCGGGAACGGGGAAATAAACTGACTCCTTCACCTGTAAAAGCGATCGCTACTGCCCACAACTTACCAGTATGGCAACCTGAACGGGTTAAAAAAGACACGGAAACTTTGGCTAAACTCAAAGAATTAGACGCAGATGTGTTTGTTGTTGTCGCTTATGGACAGATTTTATCGTCAAAAATCTTAAAGATGCCAAAGTTAGGCTGCATTAATGTGCATGGCTCGATTTTACCCAAATATCGGGGTGCAGCGCCGATTCAGTGGTGTTTGTACAATGGTGAGATGGAAACGGGGATCACAACCATGTTAATGGATGTGGGGATGGATACCGGGCCAATGCTAGAAATAGCCACTACACCCATCGGATTACTGGATAATACTCAAGATTTAGCCGAAAGACTAGCTGCGATCGGTGGGGATTTGTTGGTAGAAACTTTGTTAAAGTTGGAACGCCAGGAAATTCAGCCAATTCCCCAAGATAATTTAGCAGCTACTTATGCACCTCTGATTCAAAAACAAGATTATGGTTTGGATTGGTCAAAAAGCGCGATCCAATTACACAATCAAATTAGAGGCTTTTATCCTAACTGCACGGCTACCTTTCGTGACAACCTGCTGAAAATCACCGCTTCTGCTCCCCTTGGTTGTGTAAGCGATCGCGTACCGCCAGAATTACAAAACCTATTGCATAAGTTGCCTGATTTGTCAAATACATCAGACAAGCCGGGAGTTGTAGTCAGCATTGTTAAAGGAATTGGTGCGATCGTCCAGACTGGGGAAGGTTTGTTGCTGTTGCGAGAGGTTCAGCTAGCCGGTAAACGTCCCCAGTCGGGATGGGATTTTGTTAATGGTACCCGCTTAACAGTGGGAGAAGTTTTTGGTGCGGGAAGTTGA
- a CDS encoding fatty acid desaturase family protein, with product MYQSKPIDFIERNDIKAFLALLRDWMAIFMIAAFSIWINNIFVYLISVWAIGLFQFAIGEGLVHEATHNNLFQKKIWNEKLEFLYALPVFRTVATYRQHHLPHHNYFGSDKDYIPEYYEMLGLYKPNQNLLFVLFMKPIMGFGVYLFFEDSYLHMKELDWRPFKSSFKIFLFWFVVVLSFFVSGHIQILLLYWFVPLLWCYSCYSCWSEVHEHFNTVSGTRSNLNPIINLLTHNTGYHYLHHLYPTIPWYKLPESHQVLCPESSDISYVLFDIYKQLSRELSRS from the coding sequence ATGTATCAAAGTAAACCAATTGACTTTATTGAACGAAACGATATTAAAGCTTTCCTAGCTTTGCTGAGAGACTGGATGGCAATTTTTATGATTGCTGCTTTTAGCATTTGGATAAATAATATATTTGTCTATTTAATTTCAGTATGGGCGATTGGCCTTTTTCAATTTGCTATCGGAGAAGGATTAGTACATGAAGCAACACACAATAACTTATTTCAGAAAAAAATCTGGAATGAAAAGTTAGAGTTTCTCTATGCTCTCCCTGTCTTTAGAACAGTAGCTACTTATCGTCAGCACCACCTTCCTCATCATAATTATTTTGGGAGCGATAAAGATTACATACCTGAATATTATGAAATGTTGGGATTATATAAACCAAACCAAAACTTGTTATTTGTCTTATTTATGAAACCTATAATGGGATTTGGTGTCTATCTCTTCTTTGAAGACTCCTACCTTCACATGAAAGAGTTGGACTGGCGTCCGTTTAAAAGCAGCTTTAAGATATTTCTGTTTTGGTTCGTTGTCGTTCTCAGCTTCTTTGTATCAGGACATATCCAAATCTTACTCTTATACTGGTTTGTCCCCCTACTATGGTGTTATTCTTGTTATTCATGTTGGTCTGAGGTGCATGAACACTTTAATACTGTATCCGGTACGAGATCAAACCTTAACCCAATAATTAATCTTTTAACTCATAATACCGGGTATCACTATCTTCACCATCTTTACCCGACTATTCCTTGGTACAAACTCCCAGAGTCACATCAGGTTTTGTGCCCAGAGAGTTCAGACATTTCATACGTTTTATTTGATATCTATAAACAGTTATCAAGAGAGTTATCACGTAGTTAA
- a CDS encoding DUF6464 family protein, producing MEPDSLQTEVILTHPRESLGKVQLDWTPQPGNYLDFEGKTYAVLERRHRYQLQAGRYRLHNIAIYVQSAKRPSEKSLVGGRWVIGDATCCYNAHSELIRCAVNPDGPCESCRFYEKVRSYKLGVKKFKHGFVAKSGG from the coding sequence ATGGAGCCAGACTCTTTACAAACCGAGGTGATTCTGACACATCCGCGTGAGTCCCTCGGTAAAGTGCAACTTGATTGGACACCCCAACCCGGAAACTATCTCGATTTTGAAGGTAAAACCTACGCGGTTTTAGAACGCCGCCATCGATACCAACTTCAAGCAGGGCGCTACCGCTTACATAATATTGCCATTTATGTACAGTCTGCTAAACGACCATCTGAAAAAAGTCTGGTAGGGGGACGTTGGGTAATTGGCGATGCTACCTGCTGCTACAATGCTCATTCAGAACTCATTCGCTGTGCAGTCAACCCAGACGGCCCTTGCGAATCTTGCCGCTTTTATGAAAAAGTCAGAAGTTACAAGTTAGGAGTCAAAAAGTTCAAACATGGTTTTGTAGCCAAGTCAGGAGGATGA
- a CDS encoding class I SAM-dependent methyltransferase: protein MSQLANVKFSLNDFELRDGIYFPSDYEQLNNTQHKKTWDAIGKTYYGSQKIEKIADTSPIKQDYTLLTGTPGGTWNKFPLNKSVGSILEIGSGYGRAPLHLSKAKNLKCEKYYGVDISEPLLRRLVKVKQEYNFFPEAEFNLICTSAEILPLEDNSIDLVISNCVFMHIPDAQLRNLLADISRVLKPGWNFCF, encoded by the coding sequence ATGTCTCAATTAGCAAATGTAAAATTCAGTTTAAATGACTTTGAATTACGAGATGGTATTTATTTTCCTAGCGATTATGAACAATTAAATAATACTCAACATAAAAAAACATGGGACGCTATTGGTAAAACATATTATGGTTCCCAAAAAATTGAAAAAATTGCAGACACATCGCCCATTAAACAAGATTACACTTTGCTAACTGGTACGCCTGGAGGTACTTGGAATAAATTTCCGTTGAATAAATCTGTTGGTTCGATTTTGGAGATTGGTTCGGGTTATGGTCGCGCACCTTTGCATCTCTCTAAAGCGAAAAACCTGAAATGCGAAAAATATTATGGTGTTGATATTTCTGAACCTTTATTGCGGCGGTTAGTCAAGGTTAAGCAAGAATATAATTTTTTCCCAGAAGCTGAATTTAACTTGATTTGTACTTCTGCTGAAATATTGCCTTTAGAAGATAATTCTATAGATTTGGTAATTTCTAACTGTGTTTTTATGCATATCCCAGATGCACAATTAAGAAACCTGCTGGCTGATATATCTCGTGTGCTAAAACCAGGTTGGAATTTTTGTTTTTAA
- the modB gene encoding molybdate ABC transporter permease subunit codes for MPSDLSPLWISLKTSLLATFITFFLGIAAAYWMLGYRGKGKSLIESIFIAPLILPPTVVGFLLLLFFGKNGPVGKFMGAFDFTIVFTWYGAAIAATVVSFPLMYKTTLGAFEQIDGNLLRVARTLGATETTIFWRISLPLALPGIVAATMLAFARALGEFGATLMLAGNIPGQTQTIPMAIYFAVEAGAMNEAWFWAIAIMVISLSGIIGVNFWQELREKGKEAGSREQGAGGKNLYTPQSNFESGGLLVNIKKILPSFDLKVAFSTDEQPLGLLGGSGAGKSMILRCLAGIETPTIGRIVLNGRVLFDSEQGINLPSRDRRIGFLVQNYALFPHLSVAQNIAFGLPKKLSAGSIRVRVEEQLIAMQLQGLGDRYPHQLSGGQQQRVALARALASQPEALLLDEPFSALDTHLRSQLEQQMTETLAGYQGVTLFVTHNMEEAYRICPNLLVLEHGRAVHYGSKHDIFQHPSTVSVAQLTGCKNFSRLIPQSSQQVEAIDWGCTLKVIEPVNSELSHIGIRAHQFIFTNDSSQENTFPCWVVRTSETPHRMTLFLKLNSPSKNSQDYHLQAEVFKEKWVTMKDQAFPWYVRLDPLRLILME; via the coding sequence ATGCCATCGGATTTATCGCCTCTTTGGATATCACTCAAAACTTCATTACTTGCCACATTTATCACCTTCTTTTTGGGTATCGCTGCCGCCTACTGGATGCTGGGATATCGTGGCAAAGGGAAATCATTGATTGAGAGTATCTTTATTGCGCCACTGATTTTGCCTCCTACGGTTGTCGGTTTCTTGTTGCTGCTATTTTTTGGCAAAAATGGCCCTGTAGGGAAATTCATGGGGGCTTTTGACTTCACCATAGTTTTTACTTGGTATGGTGCAGCGATCGCAGCCACGGTAGTTTCTTTCCCTTTAATGTATAAAACTACATTAGGAGCCTTTGAACAAATAGATGGGAATTTGCTGCGAGTAGCCAGAACCCTTGGTGCAACTGAAACTACAATCTTTTGGCGCATTAGTTTACCCCTAGCACTACCCGGCATTGTTGCCGCCACAATGCTGGCTTTTGCCCGTGCTTTGGGAGAATTCGGCGCAACGTTAATGCTGGCTGGTAATATTCCCGGACAAACGCAGACAATCCCAATGGCGATTTATTTTGCTGTGGAAGCGGGAGCGATGAACGAGGCTTGGTTTTGGGCGATCGCAATTATGGTGATTTCTCTATCTGGAATTATTGGGGTTAACTTCTGGCAAGAATTGAGGGAAAAGGGGAAAGAAGCAGGGAGCAGGGAGCAGGGAGCGGGGGGAAAAAATCTTTATACTCCGCAATCTAACTTTGAATCTGGTGGATTGTTAGTCAATATTAAAAAAATACTTCCTAGCTTTGATTTAAAAGTTGCTTTCAGTACTGATGAGCAACCTTTGGGATTATTGGGGGGTTCTGGAGCAGGTAAGAGCATGATTTTGCGCTGCCTTGCGGGGATAGAAACGCCCACAATTGGGCGCATAGTTTTAAATGGCAGAGTCCTGTTTGACTCGGAACAAGGAATTAATTTACCCAGCCGCGATCGCCGCATCGGTTTTTTGGTGCAGAATTACGCCCTATTTCCGCATTTGAGTGTGGCGCAAAATATCGCTTTCGGTTTGCCCAAAAAACTATCGGCTGGGAGTATTAGAGTACGAGTAGAGGAGCAACTAATAGCGATGCAATTGCAGGGATTAGGCGATCGCTATCCGCACCAACTTTCTGGGGGGCAACAACAACGGGTAGCTTTGGCAAGAGCATTGGCAAGTCAACCGGAAGCATTACTTTTAGATGAGCCGTTTTCAGCACTTGACACCCATCTGCGTAGTCAATTAGAGCAGCAAATGACAGAAACTCTTGCTGGCTACCAAGGTGTGACTCTATTTGTCACCCATAATATGGAAGAAGCTTATCGGATTTGCCCAAATCTATTGGTATTGGAGCATGGTAGAGCCGTTCATTATGGCTCAAAACACGATATTTTTCAGCATCCTAGTACTGTTAGTGTCGCCCAACTTACCGGATGTAAAAACTTCTCTCGCCTTATTCCTCAGTCATCGCAACAAGTGGAAGCGATTGATTGGGGTTGTACCCTGAAAGTAATTGAACCAGTTAATAGCGAATTATCTCACATCGGTATTCGTGCCCATCAGTTCATTTTTACCAACGACTCATCACAAGAAAATACCTTTCCCTGTTGGGTAGTACGAACAAGTGAAACTCCCCATCGAATGACGTTGTTTCTCAAATTAAATTCGCCTAGCAAGAATTCTCAAGATTACCATCTGCAAGCTGAAGTCTTCAAAGAAAAATGGGTGACGATGAAAGACCAAGCTTTTCCTTGGTATGTGCGTTTAGATCCTCTGCGCTTGATTTTGATGGAATGA
- a CDS encoding type I restriction-modification system subunit M, which translates to MSRTEKVRKLAGFIWSIAELLRGDYKQADYGKVILPFTVLRRLDCVLEPTKTEVMEFYETKVKSMKDLKNPEPLLNQKAGVTFHNISQFTFQKLKADPDNVAANLKNFINGFSIAGREIIEYFNFSDQINRLDEANILFLIVKNFAEINLHPDEVNSMEMGYIFEELIRKFSELSNETAGEHFTPREVIRLMVNLLFLNDRDILTQEGIVKTIYDPACGTGGMLSLAEEYIKELNQNSKPVVFGQEINPESYAICKSDMLIKGQNISNIKFGNTFTTDGLAHETFDYMLSNPPFGVEWKKVLTYVKNEYEKKGFDGRFGAGLPRISDGSFLFLQHMISKMKRDDGGSRIAIVFNGSPLFSGSAGSGESDIRKWIIENDMLEAITALPDQLFYNTGIYTYIWIITNYKAPERKGKIQLINAIHYYKKMSRSLGNKRNEIGNGEDGKPNQIEEITRIYGEFQNNAKRKLEIDGKEQDVIVSKIFDNEDFGYWRITVERPLRLNFQVSDERIAKLETETAFVNLAESKKRGGIALREIEEGKELQESIKEVLRTLGADCVYKNRDAFEKDLTDALKAADVKVSAPLKKAIMNALGERDETADICTDKDGNPEPDTDLRDYENVALKDNIKEYVKREVLPHVPDAWVDETKTRIGYEIPFTRHFYEYMPPRPLEEIEQEIKDLEEEIRGILEEVL; encoded by the coding sequence ATGTCTCGAACGGAAAAAGTAAGAAAACTTGCCGGTTTTATTTGGAGTATTGCTGAACTTTTACGCGGTGATTATAAGCAAGCTGACTATGGTAAAGTCATATTACCGTTTACAGTGTTGCGCCGTTTGGACTGTGTTCTAGAGCCAACGAAGACAGAAGTTATGGAATTTTACGAAACAAAAGTAAAGTCCATGAAAGATTTGAAGAATCCAGAGCCGTTACTGAACCAAAAAGCTGGCGTAACTTTTCACAACATTAGCCAGTTTACCTTTCAAAAACTCAAAGCAGATCCAGATAATGTAGCTGCTAATCTAAAAAACTTTATTAATGGTTTCTCTATTGCCGGAAGAGAAATCATTGAATATTTTAACTTTAGTGACCAAATTAATCGTTTAGATGAAGCAAATATACTATTTTTAATCGTCAAAAACTTTGCTGAAATCAATCTTCATCCAGATGAAGTAAATAGCATGGAGATGGGCTATATTTTTGAGGAGTTGATTCGCAAGTTTTCAGAGTTGTCTAATGAAACAGCAGGGGAACACTTTACACCGCGTGAAGTAATTCGGTTGATGGTAAATCTGCTATTTCTTAATGACAGAGATATTTTAACTCAAGAAGGCATTGTCAAAACCATCTACGACCCTGCTTGTGGAACAGGTGGGATGCTGTCTTTAGCAGAAGAGTACATTAAAGAACTTAACCAAAACTCTAAACCTGTAGTTTTTGGTCAAGAAATTAACCCAGAATCATACGCAATTTGTAAATCTGATATGTTGATTAAAGGTCAAAATATCAGCAATATTAAGTTTGGTAATACTTTCACTACTGACGGGTTAGCACACGAAACTTTTGACTATATGTTATCTAATCCGCCGTTTGGTGTGGAATGGAAGAAAGTACTAACCTACGTCAAAAATGAGTATGAAAAGAAAGGATTTGATGGACGCTTTGGAGCAGGTTTACCCAGAATATCAGATGGTTCTTTTCTGTTTCTGCAACACATGATTTCTAAGATGAAGCGGGATGATGGCGGTTCTAGAATTGCTATTGTATTTAACGGTTCACCGCTTTTTTCTGGAAGTGCTGGCAGTGGCGAAAGTGATATTCGCAAATGGATTATTGAAAATGATATGTTAGAAGCTATTACGGCACTGCCTGATCAATTATTTTATAATACTGGAATTTATACATATATTTGGATTATCACTAATTATAAAGCCCCAGAGCGCAAAGGGAAAATACAGCTAATCAACGCTATTCATTATTACAAAAAAATGAGTCGCAGCTTGGGAAATAAGCGGAATGAAATTGGCAATGGTGAAGATGGTAAGCCCAATCAAATTGAGGAAATAACGCGAATTTATGGTGAGTTTCAAAACAATGCTAAACGCAAACTTGAGATCGATGGCAAAGAACAGGATGTCATTGTTAGTAAGATTTTTGATAACGAAGACTTTGGCTATTGGCGGATTACGGTAGAACGTCCGCTAAGATTAAATTTTCAAGTGAGTGATGAACGTATAGCCAAGCTAGAAACTGAAACCGCTTTTGTGAATTTAGCTGAATCTAAAAAACGGGGTGGGATAGCTTTACGAGAGATTGAGGAAGGGAAGGAGTTACAGGAGTCAATTAAAGAAGTATTGCGTACTTTGGGTGCAGATTGTGTCTATAAAAATCGGGATGCGTTTGAAAAGGATTTGACAGATGCACTCAAAGCGGCTGATGTAAAAGTTTCAGCACCGTTGAAAAAAGCGATTATGAATGCTTTAGGCGAACGTGATGAAACTGCTGATATTTGCACTGATAAAGATGGTAATCCTGAACCGGATACAGATTTGAGAGATTATGAAAATGTAGCCTTGAAGGATAATATTAAGGAGTATGTAAAGCGAGAAGTATTACCCCATGTGCCGGATGCATGGGTGGATGAGACTAAGACGAGAATTGGTTATGAGATACCGTTTACGCGGCATTTTTATGAATATATGCCGCCACGACCTTTGGAGGAGATTGAGCAGGAGATTAAGGATTTAGAAGAGGAGATTAGAGGGATATTGGAGGAGGTGTTGTAA
- a CDS encoding restriction endonuclease subunit S, with the protein MNNNLSPHKLIGISWDKNWEKIRFKRGVQLINEKAENIFNYVGLENVESWTGKLTNNITKSIEEDAATADRFYAGNVLFGKLRPYLAKTFVAQEDGCCTPELLVFRPLHYDSNYLKYLLLTTDFVYLVNSSTYGVKMPRANWEFIGNISIPKPPLSVQQAIASFLDRKTAAIDTLIAKKQRLIQLLEQKRTAFINQAVTKGLNPKVPMKDSGIPWIGYIPGHWKIMRLKFLTARVTSGSRGWAQYYSEQGAIFIRINNLSRKSIELNLKDIQYVQPPLDAEGERSRVQLGDLLISVTAYIGTVGVVTQDLGEAYVNQHVALTRPRQDLVNPQWLGLYLFASAGQHQFNALLDGSTKDGLGLEDIKNLFALVPPRKEQLEIVDLLSLQISRTAKLINTVSEQIKKLQEYRQSLITAAVTGKIDIREEVAA; encoded by the coding sequence ATGAATAATAATCTGTCACCTCACAAGTTGATAGGGATATCATGGGATAAGAATTGGGAAAAAATTCGTTTTAAAAGGGGCGTACAATTAATCAACGAGAAAGCCGAGAATATTTTTAACTATGTGGGTTTAGAAAATGTTGAGTCTTGGACAGGAAAATTAACTAATAACATTACAAAATCAATCGAAGAAGACGCAGCAACAGCGGATAGATTTTATGCTGGAAATGTTTTATTTGGAAAATTAAGACCTTATCTAGCCAAGACTTTTGTTGCACAAGAAGATGGTTGCTGTACTCCAGAACTTCTAGTTTTCCGCCCACTTCATTACGACTCCAATTATCTGAAGTATCTTCTACTGACAACAGATTTTGTGTATTTGGTAAATTCATCTACTTATGGGGTAAAGATGCCTCGTGCAAATTGGGAATTTATCGGTAATATCTCAATTCCAAAGCCTCCTTTATCTGTTCAACAAGCGATCGCCTCTTTTCTAGACCGCAAAACCGCAGCAATTGACACCCTCATCGCCAAAAAACAACGCCTCATCCAACTACTTGAACAAAAACGCACTGCCTTTATCAACCAAGCTGTGACTAAAGGGCTAAACCCAAAAGTTCCAATGAAAGATTCTGGTATTCCCTGGATTGGCTATATTCCTGGGCATTGGAAAATAATGCGCCTCAAATTTTTAACAGCGCGTGTCACCAGTGGTTCACGGGGGTGGGCGCAATACTACAGTGAGCAAGGAGCAATATTTATACGTATAAATAATCTTTCAAGAAAATCTATAGAGCTTAATTTAAAAGATATTCAATATGTTCAACCACCTTTAGATGCAGAAGGTGAACGTTCTCGTGTTCAGTTAGGTGATCTCCTGATTTCAGTTACCGCGTACATAGGTACAGTTGGTGTTGTAACCCAGGATTTAGGTGAAGCCTATGTTAATCAGCACGTTGCATTGACGAGGCCAAGACAAGATTTAGTCAATCCTCAATGGCTAGGTTTGTATCTCTTTGCTTCAGCAGGACAACATCAATTCAATGCACTTTTAGATGGCAGCACAAAAGATGGTTTGGGATTAGAAGATATAAAAAATCTTTTTGCTCTAGTTCCACCTCGCAAAGAGCAGTTAGAAATTGTGGATTTACTCAGCCTACAAATATCGCGTACTGCCAAGCTAATTAATACAGTTTCAGAGCAGATTAAAAAACTCCAAGAATATCGCCAATCTCTCATCACAGCAGCAGTCACAGGCAAAATTGATATCAGGGAGGAGGTTGCTGCATGA
- a CDS encoding type I restriction endonuclease subunit R: protein MIATVQTTEKAFENAIIHALVSNGGYEEGNASNFTQELALDKVILLRFIQTSQPEAWQNLTDIHGAEVEPKFIQRLCQELENRGMLDVLRYGIIDYGVRFKLAFFKPASSLNPDTLALYEQNILTVTRQVHYSANHENSLDLLLSINGLPVATVELKNQFTGQNVEKAKHQYIQDRDNRDLLFQFKRRSLVHFAVDPDEIWMTTRIDGSNTRFLPFNKGYNKGAGNPPNPKGYKTAYLWDDIWAKDSWLNIISRFLHLEQENIKLNHKSAKKESLIFPRFHQLDVVRKLTADAKVKGTGQDYLIQHSAGSGKSNSIAWLAYQLASLYNDQEERVFDLVIVITDRKVLDQQLQNTIYQFEHKQGVVQKIDKNSAQLAEALVSGTNIIITTLQKFPFVLDKIREILEKNKIGELPKRNYALIVDEAHSSQSGEASKKMKEVLSINDLSLSAKQESMVNEEDDIEDNIRKSMRSRGKQPNLSFFAFTATPKPKTLEDFGHMNSQGQTEPFHLYSMRQAIEEGFIMDVLQNYTTYRTFFKINKAIADDPNISKKKTSRAIAKFLSLHPHNVAQKTQVIIEHFRQCVMHKIGGKAKAMVVTASRPHVIRYKEEFDNYLQKQGYADIKALVAFTAFTDRETYIEYTESDINGFGEKELPDKFETGEYQLLIVADKYQTGFDQPLLHTMYVDKKLSGVKAVQTLSRLNRTCPGKEDTFVLDFANDEQEIIDAFQPYYEQTTLIATTDPNRLYDLKNRLDGYQIIWSSEVDAFAKIFFKSQEKVNNQDQSRLHSFIDPAVDRFKGLSEEQQDEFKNSLTAFIRLYAFLAQIMPFADGELEKFYAFARFLQTKLPKLSQSEAFKLIDEVALEYYRLQKIREGQIILEKNTELSLQPITEAGIPRDKEEQAKLSEIIDILNKRFRTDFTEADKVFFQPN, encoded by the coding sequence ATGATTGCAACTGTTCAGACAACTGAAAAAGCTTTTGAAAATGCAATTATTCACGCTTTAGTGAGTAATGGTGGCTATGAAGAAGGCAATGCTAGCAACTTTACTCAAGAATTAGCGCTTGATAAAGTCATCCTGCTACGGTTTATTCAAACTTCTCAGCCAGAAGCATGGCAAAACCTGACAGACATTCATGGTGCTGAAGTTGAACCTAAGTTCATCCAACGGTTGTGCCAAGAATTGGAAAATCGCGGGATGTTAGACGTGCTGCGCTATGGCATTATTGACTACGGTGTACGCTTCAAATTGGCATTCTTCAAACCTGCCAGCAGTCTAAACCCCGATACTTTAGCACTTTATGAGCAAAATATCCTGACTGTGACTCGTCAGGTGCATTACAGTGCTAATCATGAAAACTCCCTAGATTTGCTGCTGAGTATTAATGGCTTACCAGTCGCTACGGTAGAACTAAAAAACCAGTTCACTGGACAAAATGTAGAAAAAGCCAAGCACCAGTATATTCAAGACCGGGATAACCGAGATTTGTTATTTCAATTCAAGCGGCGTTCTTTGGTGCATTTTGCCGTAGACCCCGATGAAATCTGGATGACTACGCGCATTGATGGCAGTAACACCCGTTTTCTTCCCTTCAACAAAGGCTATAACAAAGGTGCAGGCAACCCACCCAACCCAAAGGGTTACAAAACCGCTTACCTTTGGGATGATATCTGGGCAAAAGACAGTTGGCTAAATATCATATCTCGTTTTTTGCACCTAGAGCAAGAAAACATTAAACTAAACCACAAATCTGCCAAAAAAGAAAGCCTCATCTTTCCTCGGTTTCACCAATTAGATGTAGTTCGCAAGCTAACCGCAGATGCCAAAGTTAAGGGGACAGGACAAGATTACCTAATTCAGCATTCTGCTGGTAGTGGCAAAAGTAATTCGATCGCCTGGTTAGCATATCAACTTGCTAGCTTATATAATGACCAAGAGGAGCGAGTTTTCGATTTAGTCATCGTCATCACTGATAGAAAAGTATTAGACCAGCAACTCCAAAACACGATTTACCAGTTTGAGCATAAGCAAGGAGTCGTGCAAAAAATTGATAAAAACTCTGCACAACTAGCTGAGGCGTTGGTTTCTGGCACTAACATCATTATTACTACCTTACAGAAATTTCCTTTTGTCTTAGATAAGATTCGGGAAATCTTAGAAAAAAACAAGATTGGCGAACTACCAAAACGTAATTACGCCCTAATTGTGGACGAAGCCCACAGTTCTCAAAGTGGCGAAGCGTCCAAGAAAATGAAAGAAGTGCTTTCTATCAACGATTTAAGTCTTTCAGCCAAGCAAGAAAGCATGGTTAACGAGGAAGATGATATTGAAGATAACATCCGCAAGTCGATGCGTAGCCGTGGTAAACAACCAAATTTGAGCTTCTTTGCCTTCACAGCCACACCCAAGCCAAAAACCTTAGAAGACTTTGGCCACATGAACTCCCAAGGGCAAACAGAACCTTTTCATCTATATTCCATGCGGCAGGCAATTGAAGAAGGTTTCATCATGGATGTGTTGCAAAATTACACAACCTACAGAACTTTCTTCAAAATCAATAAGGCGATCGCAGACGATCCTAATATTAGCAAAAAGAAAACGAGTCGAGCGATCGCTAAATTTTTATCACTCCATCCACACAACGTAGCCCAAAAAACTCAAGTTATTATCGAGCATTTTCGCCAATGTGTAATGCATAAAATTGGCGGTAAAGCTAAAGCAATGGTGGTTACAGCTTCTCGACCCCATGTAATCCGCTATAAAGAAGAATTCGACAACTATTTACAGAAACAAGGTTATGCAGACATCAAAGCATTAGTAGCCTTTACTGCTTTTACCGATAGAGAAACTTATATCGAGTACACTGAATCTGATATCAACGGCTTTGGTGAAAAAGAATTACCCGACAAATTTGAAACGGGTGAATATCAACTCTTGATTGTAGCAGACAAGTATCAAACTGGTTTCGATCAGCCATTATTGCACACCATGTATGTAGATAAAAAACTTTCTGGTGTCAAAGCTGTACAAACTCTCTCTCGGTTGAATCGCACTTGTCCCGGTAAGGAAGACACTTTTGTTTTAGATTTTGCTAATGATGAACAGGAAATTATTGATGCTTTCCAGCCTTATTACGAACAAACCACACTAATAGCAACAACAGATCCTAACAGACTGTATGATTTAAAAAATAGGTTAGATGGCTACCAGATTATCTGGTCTAGTGAGGTAGATGCTTTTGCCAAGATATTTTTTAAGTCTCAGGAAAAGGTAAATAATCAAGATCAAAGTAGACTGCATTCCTTTATTGATCCTGCTGTAGACCGTTTTAAAGGTTTAAGTGAAGAACAGCAAGATGAATTTAAAAATAGTCTAACCGCGTTTATCAGATTATATGCATTCTTGGCACAGATTATGCCATTTGCAGATGGAGAACTAGAAAAATTTTATGCTTTTGCTCGTTTTTTGCAAACCAAATTACCAAAACTTAGCCAAAGTGAAGCTTTTAAACTTATTGACGAAGTTGCACTAGAATATTATCGACTACAAAAAATCCGAGAAGGTCAGATAATCTTAGAAAAAAATACAGAGTTATCTCTACAACCTATAACCGAAGCTGGCATACCAAGAGATAAAGAAGAACAGGCTAAACTTTCAGAGATTATCGATATTCTCAACAAAAGATTTAGGACTGATTTTACTGAAGCAGACAAAGTATTTTTTCAGCCAAATTGA